The window tttcgtgggccacTTCTTTACAAGGTGGTTCAAAGTGAATAatctattatatttcattaattgtgGTGAAATATTTACAGCTGaacaaaagataatttaacATCAAACAATCAACAATTATAAcactaatatgaaaaaatgtataaaaagtgaccatagaatatatttttttaaataagttcaattgaatatatataatttccctAACAAAGCATCTTTTCAGATTCGTTTTTGTAATAGGTATATTTGATTGTATactaatttacaaattataattgtaatgtgacttaacaaaattaatgtattgattttaattagtgatgtgccgcgagctgaattttgctgctcaagtattttcgagtttttaTGAGAAATATTCAAGGAATTACAGGCTATAGTCGTTACTTGCATGATAACTTGTTATTCAACTGAATAATTGTTTCCTCCTCTAATATTTTTGCTCACAAAATAACTCGTTGCtacaaaatcatatattttgaaacaatgatggaagaataaatacatttttcgatCCTTGTTGGGAATCATAGGTGCCTTTCGatcaagaatttattttcaaggccAAGACAACTTATTTCTTGACATAATCAGGACTGACAGttgtaaagtattattattgataaaataatttaagcaacttgatgaaattatttaggttttttgaaatatatgacctgaaaagattattttacatattatccCTCTTTCCTCCTTACtttaagttatttcaaaataaacacttaacttcattcatcaaattatatttataaattaaatacctATAGTGGAAAGGAAATCATTTAGTGTACATTCAAGAAATTTGCATttgaaactatttataatatttcccctCGATAAATTCAAAGTCAAGGACCATGGTCTATGTTCAATCTACCAACAATAGTAAGAACgggtttttgtacttttttttgttattttcttcatatgaaGATGCTCGAgcgttgtttttttgtttttttttgtccaattgTAGCACACAATATTCCCAcgacttatttttaaaaaagagttcatagTTATTAATGTGTATATAAAGCCCGAGTATTCCATGAACACAACATCAGTTGCATTTTCCATCATTGGCAATCAATAacaccaaaaatgaaatatttagtaagACACACTAAAATGTTCTCTCGAATTAGTTAATTCATATTactaaatatgtttgtattttccAGGCTCTTTGTACCTTAGTTCTCTGCTCTGCCTTCAGCGTTGATGCCGGAGTATTCTCCAGAAAAATTGGTCGTAACTCACCTCCAATCAGCTCTTACGGAGCTGGACAAATAGGATCTGCTTCATCCTTTAACCAAGTCACATCCTCATTCGGTGGATCTGGTTCATCCTTCGGAGGATCATCTTTCGGTGGATCCGCTGGAGGAGCTTCATCTGGACCCGCTGTCCCCGTTGTTGCTATTATCAGTGAATCAAACAATGCTCCCGGTACCCTTGGAGACAATAGCGACTTTGAAAACTCCTTCGAAGCTGAAAATGGTATCAGACAAACATCTTCTGGATCCACTGTCACTATTGGAGAAGAATCTGTCGTTGTCATGAAGGGATCTTACGAATATGTTGGCCCTGATGGTCAAACTTACGTTGTCGACTGGATCGCTGATGAGAATGGATTCCAACCTTCTGCCCCTCATCTCCCCAAGGAAGTCCCAATCCCATTCCCTGAAATTGCTGAAGCCGTCGCAGCTCAAATTGCTTTTGCTGCCCAAGAAGATGCTGCTGGAGGATCTACTTCTGTCGGTGGATTTAGTGGTTCTGCTGCAGGTGGATTTGGACAATCTTTTGGTGCATCTAGCCAAAGCCAATCCGTTGCTCCCCTTACACAATATGGTCGTTAAGACTTTCCttcctataaaattttataatttttatacattcttgaaatataaataattaattagaaacgAAAGTTGatcgaaataaatttaatttaaaaagaatatatgtatttctgatttaagattttacaaaatttccaatttatagTATATTGGATCATCCATCTTCCTATTTAGATTGGAAAATTCTTTAATAACGAATAATCTGAAggattttgttcatatttaacaatgaactttttttaatcattactGCAGATGCTatttatgtatagaaaaaacacattttaggaattatcaaaggaaaaacagttggtGTGTGagctcatatttattttttgttcataaatatatatgtatttaattaaaattattatacattttctgcacaaatacatatttagatgTAGAGATAGTTCCTGATTTtagaagtaaataattttctcattttatgaGGATcattgtttttgtaataataatggcagcttttcattttttttatttctgtaaccaattaaatttaatagagcaaaaaaataaaaaattcttaatagaaattcaaggtTTGACAATTATTGTcattattgctagaattttcactctgatgtatcgtactgacttctggaaagaaaaacagtttttgataTTACActcaaccactcatctactctGACGTCATTATTTAAAgcttggtggaagtcaaacatcagacgaccacacgttatggtataagcttgtatttctattaaccttaatttttagtataatttccTACTCGTTACTTTTAACAAACCATTAGTGAACTTGGATCTAAAACACcctgatattaataaaagtacttCTTATTTTTGTCTATCTAAATTCGATAGCCAATAATATTCAGCATGAtcttaaaacattaatttagattatattcaattcattatatatattgatattatattgttCTGGATCTTTTGCATAATTAGCCAGTTTAATCGAGATTTAATGATTTTAATGTActgttttccttaaaaatagttCCTTTGTTATTCTTatggaattttttagaaaatgtttttttttatgtaagaacTGAGGCATACCACGATGGCTACTGATTTATAAcgcataaagtaataaatatttaatacaaatttttataataatataattttttttactttaagaaTAACCAATTTCATTTTAAGCAACTTCGAACTCATGTTGAttacatcattttaaattaaggatttatttttcctcCATGGCTTATAttactccaaatattttttaaattttaattgatatttacgggtgtaaaagaatatttaaaaactgaTACAAATTGTAAATGacgtaaatattataatcattcaacatgtaataaaatacagttaatttttgtgtttcctTTGTAATCAGTTCAATAATTGggttataaaaatgatgttttttaatgGAAAGTTAAGTGTTCCAATCGTCTCTGGCTATGATGATCGTTGCAACATTTGATGAGTTGCATTCAAATGAAAGTAGTGTGGAAAAAGATTGactgttttcatttttaaataaattcaaacaatagcagacttaccgagtggtctattaaaatttgtacaCTTTCAATTTTGTACttcaactaaatataatttatttattaactacagaatttcaatcaaattaataatatacttaaatgTGTCTCTGCTCACTTAATCATAATGTATCCCCTTAGCTTAATTTTGGCTTTTCTGGcggtggcagaaggcctggcaccctcTGCGTCCAATACTACTTGAAAGTTGTTCGGTGTTTGTATGACGGACAGTATAGGCattcccctcgacatgtacccaaaaggtgtagtcgaagggATTGGCATCAGGGATTCAAGGGGAtacaaaaagtgtaaa is drawn from Lepeophtheirus salmonis unplaced genomic scaffold, UVic_Lsal_1.4 unplaced_contig_5123_pilon, whole genome shotgun sequence and contains these coding sequences:
- the LOC121131383 gene encoding uncharacterized protein, which encodes MKYLALCTLVLCSAFSVDAGVFSRKIGRNSPPISSYGAGQIGSASSFNQVTSSFGGSGSSFGGSSFGGSAGGASSGPAVPVVAIISESNNAPGTLGDNSDFENSFEAENGIRQTSSGSTVTIGEESVVVMKGSYEYVGPDGQTYVVDWIADENGFQPSAPHLPKEVPIPFPEIAEAVAAQIAFAAQEDAAGGSTSVGGFSGSAAGGFGQSFGASSQSQSVAPLTQYGR